Proteins found in one Prochlorothrix hollandica PCC 9006 = CALU 1027 genomic segment:
- a CDS encoding pentapeptide repeat-containing protein, whose product MTPQELIRLYKSGQVNFNDTNFSGMNLSGLDLIGSQLERSDLRAANLVLTFLNRANLQKARLNNATLGGANLSQANLFRANLHNADLHGAMMNRAIMANADLSLANLMDANLMGADLRGAKLGSACLRGACLRGANFRAERKVYDPADLQGADLRGADLRGVNLKEGNLQRADLRGANLSEANLRGCNLRRAKLAGAILCNTMVSESNLQEVDLTQANMRRVMLERSDLSDAVLSQVNLTQASMNRCVLDRVRLNHATLDSAQMNQVSLERADLSWSSLVDVALVQAYLGRTNFSHATLLRANLSEAELSSANLMDTVLTDATMPDGSCYSEF is encoded by the coding sequence ATGACTCCCCAAGAACTGATTCGTCTCTATAAAAGTGGACAGGTTAACTTTAACGACACCAATTTCAGTGGCATGAACCTTTCTGGCCTGGATCTGATTGGGTCACAACTGGAGCGCAGTGATCTGCGGGCGGCAAATCTCGTGTTGACTTTCCTGAACCGGGCTAATCTCCAAAAAGCGCGGCTGAATAATGCCACGTTAGGGGGAGCCAACCTCTCCCAGGCCAATTTATTCCGGGCCAATCTCCACAATGCCGATCTCCATGGGGCCATGATGAACCGGGCGATTATGGCCAACGCCGATTTATCCTTGGCGAACTTGATGGATGCCAATTTAATGGGGGCCGATTTGCGGGGGGCAAAGTTGGGGAGCGCCTGTCTGCGGGGAGCCTGTTTACGGGGGGCTAACTTCCGGGCAGAGCGCAAGGTGTATGATCCGGCGGATCTCCAAGGAGCCGATTTGCGGGGAGCGGATTTGCGGGGGGTTAACCTGAAGGAAGGGAACCTGCAACGGGCCGATTTACGGGGGGCCAATTTGTCTGAAGCTAATTTGAGGGGCTGTAACCTCCGGCGGGCCAAGCTGGCGGGGGCTATCCTCTGTAACACCATGGTCAGTGAGTCGAATTTACAGGAAGTGGACCTGACCCAAGCCAATATGCGGCGGGTGATGCTGGAGCGATCGGACTTGTCGGATGCGGTGTTAAGTCAAGTCAATTTGACCCAAGCCAGCATGAACCGTTGTGTCCTCGATCGCGTGCGCCTCAACCATGCCACCCTAGACTCAGCCCAGATGAACCAAGTCAGCCTAGAACGGGCCGATTTGTCCTGGAGTAGTTTGGTGGATGTGGCTCTGGTGCAAGCCTATTTGGGGCGAACTAATTTTAGCCATGCCACCCTGCTGCGGGCTAACCTCAGCGAGGCGGAACTAAGCAGCGCCAATTTAATGGACACGGTGCTGACGGATGCCACGATGCCCGATGGTTCCTGTTATTCAGAGTTCTAA